Genomic DNA from Comamonas antarctica:
TATGTCCCTGCCTGCTCTCGTTGCGCTGCGTCCTGGCGCCCGCGCCTGGCCCCGGCGCGCGCTGCATGCGCTGGCCTGCGCCGGCCTGTTGGCCGCCACCTGGAACACGGCCCGGGCCGCGCCTGCGCCCTGGACGGAAGCGCCCTACAGCTACTATGCCGAAAATGCCGCGATGGCCCAGGTGCTGGGCGACTTCGCCAGCAGCTTCAGCCTGTCGCTGGATCTGTCGCCCCAGGTCACGGGCAAGGTCCAGGGCAAGTTCAACAGCGCCAGCCCGACGGAGTTCATCGACCGGCTGGCCGGCGTCTACGGTCTGACCTGGTTCACCCATGCCGGCACGCTGTACGTGGGCCGCACCACCGAGGTCACCACGCGCAGCATCAGCGCCGGCGGCGGCAACATCGCCACCGTGCGCCAGGCACTGCAGAGCCTGGGTGTGCTCGACGCGCGCTTTGGCTGGGGCGAACTGCCCGAGCAGGGCATTGCGCTGGTGTCCGGCCCCGCGCCCTATGTCGCGCTGATCGAGCGCACCATGGCCCAGCTGCCAATGATGGCCGGCGGCCAGCAGGTGGCCGTGTTCCGCCTCAAGCACGCCTCCGTCGACGACCGCACCATCCTTTACCGCGACCGCCAGATCACCACGCCGGGCCTGGCCCAGGTGCTGCGCAACCTGATCGGCGGCCAGGGCGGTGGCGCGGGGGTGAACAATTCCCTGCTCTCCTCGGTGGCCGCGGGCCCGGGCCTGCCCGCCATGGCCGGAGCGGCGAACACCGCAGGCATGTCATTCGACCCCAACAGCTCGGGCCTGCCCACGGGCCCTTTCGCCTCGCCCAACGGCACCGCCAACCCCACGGGCGCGCAGACCGCAGCCAATGGCGTGCAGAAAGCGGCGGGAACGGCCACGACGCCTCTGAGCATGCGCAGGCTCGCGCCGTCGATCCAGGCCGATTCGCGGCTCAATGCCATCATCGTGCAGGACACCGCCGAGCGCATGCCGCTGTACAAGAGCCTGATCGAGCAGCTCGATGTCCCCTCGCCGCTGATCGAGATCGAGGCCATGATCATCGACATCAACTCCTCGCGCCTGGACGAGCTGGGCATTGCCTGGAGCGCGCGCCGCGGCGGCACCGTCGCCGGCTTCGGCTCGATGACC
This window encodes:
- the sctC gene encoding type III secretion system outer membrane ring subunit SctC; this translates as MSLPALVALRPGARAWPRRALHALACAGLLAATWNTARAAPAPWTEAPYSYYAENAAMAQVLGDFASSFSLSLDLSPQVTGKVQGKFNSASPTEFIDRLAGVYGLTWFTHAGTLYVGRTTEVTTRSISAGGGNIATVRQALQSLGVLDARFGWGELPEQGIALVSGPAPYVALIERTMAQLPMMAGGQQVAVFRLKHASVDDRTILYRDRQITTPGLAQVLRNLIGGQGGGAGVNNSLLSSVAAGPGLPAMAGAANTAGMSFDPNSSGLPTGPFASPNGTANPTGAQTAANGVQKAAGTATTPLSMRRLAPSIQADSRLNAIIVQDTAERMPLYKSLIEQLDVPSPLIEIEAMIIDINSSRLDELGIAWSARRGGTVAGFGSMTPRGDGNDLVLGAVSRAASVDPTSLVVSSGNFLINRIRALESTGEANIQSRPSILTIDNIGALLDLSETFYVRSIGERVATVTPITAGTTLRVTPHYVQRPDGPVIQLDVDIEDGQIQETQSDTLPRVRRSVVSTQAIVGEGQTLLIGGYKSTQSTRDINKIPGLGSLPVLGMLFSNKSQNQQSSERLFMIRPRLVTLPGGMAADVQALREPPAAAAPLPIPPLPPPLPAQAQPEASAPALPAAPPLRPPAAPSEPVGAAPEAAPVAVPVPVPVPVPVPAAVPVDVQATGAEAPATAPCCV